One region of Miscanthus floridulus cultivar M001 chromosome 19, ASM1932011v1, whole genome shotgun sequence genomic DNA includes:
- the LOC136526043 gene encoding aspartyl protease family protein At5g10770-like, with amino-acid sequence MADQGVGTPGHSNGNKLPVVHRLSPCSPLAGGGARKHRKPSLHEILHRDSLRLRYLSQVRAATAAAAAAAAAAPAPSPSADTPASGLSVPATQNVVASFPGLFEYTVLAGYGTPAQQLPLFFDVSGLSDIRCKPCFSRSSRGEPCDVGFDPSKSSSFRSVPCGSPDCGYSCSTGGSCTTTFQNSTFVFGNGTVVMDTLTLSPSATFDNFAVVCLQLDNDLFTDDVAVGNIDLSLSRHSLATRVLNSSPPGTAVFSYCLPADTDTHGFLTIAPALSDYSGHAGVKYVPLVTNPTGPNFYYVDLVAIAINGKDLPFPPALFRGNGTMIDSQSAFTYLNPPIYAALRDEFRKAMAQYPPAPAFSDLDTCYNFTLTEYIYLPNITFRFGNGETMDLDDRQFMYFFREHLTDGFPFGCLAFAAAPDENFPWNFIGTQVQRTKEIVYDVRGGKVAFVPSRCGLR; translated from the coding sequence GACATAGCAACGGCAACAAGCTGCCAGTCGTTCACCGGCTGAGCCCATGCTCTcccctcgccggcggcggcgctcggAAGCATCGCAAGCCATCGCTGCATGAGATCCTTCACCGCGACAGTCTACGCCTGCGATATCTATCTCAAGTCCGAGCCGCTACGGCTgcggctgccgctgccgctgccgctgcaccGGCCCCGTCACCGTCAGCAGACACGCCAGCATCAGGCCTGTCCGTCCCCGCCACACAGAACGTCGTCGCCAGCTTCCCCGGATTGTTCGAGTACACGGTCCTCGCTGGTTACGGCACTCCAGCGCAACAGCTCCCCCTGTTTTTTGACGTCAGCGGCCTGTCCGACATTCGGTGCAAGCCGTGCTTCTCTCGGTCGTCCCGAGGGGAGCCGTGCGACGTGGGGTTCGACCCTTCCAAGTCGTCCTCGTTCCGCAGCGTGCCGTGCGGCTCGCCGGACTGTGGGTACTCGTGCTCTACTGGTGGATCGTGCACTACCACGTTCCAGAACTCGACTTTCGTGTTCGGTAACGGCACCGTTGTGATGGACACCCTCACGCTCTCGCCGTCGGCAACCTTCGACAACTTCGCCGTCGTCTGCTTGCAGCTCGACAACGACTTGTTCACCGACGACGTGGCCGTTGGGAACATCGACCTCAGCCTCAGTCGCCACTCGCTGGCGACCCGTGTGCTGAACTCCTCACCCCCCGGCACGGCGGTATTCTCGTACTGCCTCCCGGCGGACACCGACACCCACGGCTTCCTCACCATTGCTCCAGCTCTGTCTGACTACTCCGGCCACGCCGGCGTCAAGTACGTGCCGCTGGTGACCAACCCGACTGGGCCCAACTTCTACTACGTCGACCTCGTTGCCATCGCCATCAACGGCAAGGACCTTCCGTTCCCGCCAGCCTTGTTCAGGGGCAACGGGACGATGATCGACTCGCAGTCGGCGTTCACCTACCTGAACCCGCCCATCTACGCTGCTCTCCGCGACGAGTTCAGGAAGGCGATGGCGCAGTACCCACCGGCGCCTGCGTTCAGCGATCTTGACACGTGCTACAACTTCACCTTGACCGAGTACATCTACCTCCCGAACATCACTTTCAGGTTCGGGAACGGCGAGACCATGGACCTCGACGACAGGCAGTTCATGTACTTCTTCCGCGAGCACCTCACCGACGGCTTCCCCTTCGGGTGCCTCGCGTTCGCGGCAGCACCCGACGAGAATTTCCCCTGGAACTTCATTGGAACCCAGGTGCAGCGGACCAAGGAAATCGTCTACGACGTGCGCGGTGGCAAGGTTGCCTTTGTCCCCAGCCGTTGCGGCTTGCGTTGA